The Toxotes jaculatrix isolate fToxJac2 chromosome 17, fToxJac2.pri, whole genome shotgun sequence genomic interval ATCAAGCTCCATTCCATTAGCCCGCTCCTTGGCCTGAAACACAGTCAGAAGTACACCCTTTATGTAGTAAAATAATGAAGTAATATAAGTGTGAAATAAACACACTTCCTCTCCTACTTAACACAATGCACtgtcaaaaaaacaagcatccATCACAGGTTACTGGAGTCcaaagtaaaatattaaaactgatTACAGTGAAAAGTATTTCATgagataaaaatgtatttactgtgaAATGGAAGGCATAGAGCCAACATAGTACAAAAATACATATCCCCGTCTTATTCTCCCTACCTCTTTAGAGTCTTCACAGTTTTCAAAGTAGACAAAGGCGAAGCCTCTTGAGCGCCGTGACTGTTGGTCATACACAATGTTGACATCACTCAACGGACCGTATTTAGAGAACACCTCCCTCAGATCCCTCTCAGTGGTGTACAGGCTCAGTCCAAACACACCCAGACAGTTGTTAGGGTCTGGGTTGGCCTGTGAGagtaaagaggagaggagagtgaaaaAAATTGTAAGCAAACAATCTGCTGCATCACTgctttagttctgatctgaggACCTAAAATCTGAGGATCTAAGATTGCACACCACAAAGGGGCTTTACTCATAATTTTATcaaataaagaaactgaaaacattagTGTATCCATGATGTTTCTTTGCATCAAGTACTGTGAGGGTCTTTGAGCCTTTACATACCCTGTTGCCAATGTGCCTGCGTCGGTTTGACATGGGGGAACGGCTATGGCTCCTACGGCGGCGGTACTCCCAACTACGAGATCGGCTCCTGGTGCGACGTCGGTGGGAGCGGGAACGAGAGCGGGAGTAGTGCCTGCGCGAGCTTCGGTGGGACCGGGACCTGGAGATATAACATACATTTAACTTCGAATATGTAATTTCCTTGAAATTACAAAACTTTGAAAGCTAAGGCATGTCTTACCTGGATTTGGATTTGGATCTGGATCGAGAACGAGATCTGGACCTGGAACGGCGGGAGCCATCTTTGGAGCGTGCTGGTGAGTGGCTGGTGGACTTTGCAGAGCCCCGAGGGGACGCGCTCCTCGAGCCAGGCCGCGAGTCCTGGACAGACCAGACACTGAAGTCAGAAACACTCTAAAGCCAAGCGTTTGACAAAAATCAAGATTAAAGGGACAGGAAATGACTGCGCTCGTCCTCTACATGCCCCTTTCAGAAGGAGTTCACCACATTTTGGTATTTAACAGGTTTGACACTAGATATTTAGAAATTTGATGATATAAGATCATACATTGCAAcaaatatttaaagtaaaatttaaacaaGTTAGCTAAAattcagactgaacaaaaaataaacctaAAAGGTATGGAGGGATTGACCAGTGATGTTTCTGATACAGAGAGGAAATAAATCATGCATGCTttagagaaagaaacaggatgAAATAGAGTAATAACATAGCAGGCTGTTAGGAAATTACTCATACCCTGGTAAACTTCTGATCTTAACTTCATAACTTCTTTAACTTCATTACTTCAAAACAAcccttcatttcttctttcttctctttgacATTATgacttcttttttcctcctcttcccccatTTACCATCTGCCATTACAACACTAGTAGTGGGGACAGATCTTGATTGCTTCTTTTCAGCATCCAATACATTAGCATGCATCAACACCATCAGCTTCAAACAATAACAACTTCGCATCTGAAACGTCTTCCgcgtttttctttcttccaacCTCAACCTtaacaaagaacaaacaagGGTGATAAGGCATGTTGGTTTCTGATAAAAACCAAAAAggtacaaataaaacaacagcaaaaccaggaaaacaacacagattAGCTGAATACACTTTCATGTGATTAGCTTGCTATGGTTGTGAGAGCTGCAACACTTAGTCGATTAATCGATTAGGTACTTGATAGAGAAATAATCAGCAACTTTTATGATAAACAAATGGTTagagtaaaaaatttttttaagaaaatttCTCCAACTTTTcatgtttcagcttctcaaatgttaatattttttctgttttccacagaCCT includes:
- the LOC121197072 gene encoding transformer-2 protein homolog beta-like isoform X1, giving the protein MSDNEKEFREQDSRPGSRSASPRGSAKSTSHSPARSKDGSRRSRSRSRSRSRSKSKSRSRSHRSSRRHYSRSRSRSHRRRTRSRSRSWEYRRRRSHSRSPMSNRRRHIGNRANPDPNNCLGVFGLSLYTTERDLREVFSKYGPLSDVNIVYDQQSRRSRGFAFVYFENCEDSKEAKERANGMELDGRRIRVDFSITKRAHTPTPGIYMGRPTYGGGGGGGGSSGGSSRRVSRDYDRGYDRGYDRGYDRDYDRYDDREYRSYRRRSPSPYYSRGYRSRSRSRSYSPRGHY